The DNA region GCATTCTGGAACTCTGAGGAGGAAGAGCTCTTTGTCTTCCGCATGGCCGACCACTACGCCCGGCTTTTGCGGAACGCCAAGATCCTCCTCATCGACCTCCCTTACACCGTGGAGGACCTTTGTCGCATTACCGTGGAGCTTCTGCGTCGGGAAGGGTTCCGTGAGGACGTGTACATCCGGCCCATCGCCTTCAAATCCAGCGAGGAGATTGGGGTCCGGCTGCATAATCTTGAAAGCGAGCTCGCCATTTTCGC from Methanomassiliicoccales archaeon includes:
- a CDS encoding aminotransferase class IV, whose protein sequence is MSKNKYAFFSGEIRPISEAKISVMTSALNYGTGVFEGIRAFWNSEEEELFVFRMADHYARLLRNAKILLIDLPYTVEDLCRITVELLRREGFREDVYIRPIAFKSSEEIGVRLHNLESELAIFA